From a region of the Streptomyces sp. NBC_01454 genome:
- a CDS encoding LCP family protein translates to MSNSPGPWAGSDIPGAGPFGPDGSPSYGAGDGPDERDDVWEPRGSRARRRIVAGEVVDVRQPLWREDPPRHPHPAATLPDGYDDPPGPPPLLHDDSGAERGAGRAEPGGGGGAPGGGRRSHRSRRRRPVRRLVIGVLVVLLGVPAGTLAWADSKLNSEVDLGTPGQGQRAGKGTNYLIVGSDSREGLTDQEKRDLHTGSAGGRRTDSMILLHTGAGGTSMVSLPRDSWLTVPGHTSPMTGKHYGPVKNKLNAAFALGGPKMLVRTIERNTGVTIHHYVEVGFAGFVNLVNAVGGVPICLDRNLRDKKSGANFTKGCHTLDGRAALAFVRQRHQEAQGDLGRSKNQRKFLAALAHRAAKPGTVLNPISLYGALNAGLDTLIVDRDTSLLDLATMFRAVQGVTGGHGKQINVPVANLGFHTPKGSAVLWDKAQARKLFSELNDDRPVDVKGGKTG, encoded by the coding sequence ATGAGCAACTCGCCAGGCCCTTGGGCCGGCAGCGACATACCCGGCGCGGGCCCGTTCGGTCCGGACGGGTCCCCGTCGTACGGAGCGGGGGACGGGCCGGACGAGAGGGACGACGTGTGGGAGCCGCGCGGATCCCGGGCCCGCCGCCGCATCGTGGCCGGGGAGGTGGTGGACGTGCGGCAACCGCTGTGGCGCGAGGACCCGCCCCGGCACCCGCACCCCGCCGCCACCCTCCCGGACGGGTACGACGACCCCCCGGGCCCACCCCCGTTATTGCACGACGACAGCGGTGCGGAGCGCGGCGCGGGCCGTGCGGAGCCGGGAGGGGGCGGCGGCGCTCCCGGCGGCGGGCGGCGCTCGCACCGATCCCGGCGCCGGCGGCCGGTACGGCGTCTCGTCATCGGGGTGCTCGTCGTGCTCCTGGGCGTCCCCGCCGGCACCCTCGCCTGGGCCGACAGCAAGCTCAACAGCGAGGTCGACCTCGGCACGCCCGGGCAGGGGCAGCGGGCCGGCAAGGGCACCAACTACCTCATCGTGGGCTCCGACAGCCGCGAAGGCCTCACCGACCAGGAGAAACGGGATCTGCACACCGGATCGGCCGGCGGCCGGCGCACCGACTCGATGATCCTGCTGCACACCGGCGCGGGCGGCACCAGCATGGTGAGCCTGCCACGTGACTCCTGGCTGACCGTGCCGGGCCACACCAGCCCCATGACCGGCAAGCACTACGGCCCGGTCAAGAACAAGCTGAACGCGGCGTTCGCCCTCGGGGGCCCCAAGATGCTCGTCCGCACCATCGAGCGCAACACCGGCGTGACGATCCACCACTACGTGGAAGTCGGCTTCGCGGGTTTCGTGAACCTCGTCAACGCGGTCGGCGGCGTCCCGATCTGCCTGGACCGCAACCTGCGGGACAAGAAGTCCGGGGCCAACTTCACCAAGGGCTGCCACACCCTCGACGGCAGGGCGGCGCTCGCCTTCGTCCGCCAGCGCCACCAGGAGGCCCAGGGCGACCTGGGACGCAGCAAGAACCAGCGGAAGTTCCTCGCCGCCCTCGCGCACCGGGCGGCGAAGCCGGGCACCGTGCTCAACCCGATCTCGCTCTACGGCGCGCTGAACGCCGGGCTGGACACGCTCATTGTCGACCGGGACACCAGCCTGCTGGATCTCGCGACGATGTTCCGCGCGGTCCAGGGCGTCACGGGCGGGCACGGCAAGCAGATCAACGTCCCGGTGGCGAACCTTGGCTTCCACACCCCCAAGGGCAGTGCCGTGCTCTGGGACAAGGCACAGGCACGCAAGCTCTTCAGCGAGCTCAACGACGACCGGCCGGTGGACGTCAAAGGCGGCAAGACCGGGTGA
- a CDS encoding SpoIIE family protein phosphatase, producing MARISGRFPWLTSERRFTGRHPDDDGRRGGSPTASAGRLRALASIRSVAGQMFLLQVLIVLLLIVASVTALLLQSRSDRFQGARDRSVAAAEAFAHSPGLVAALRSPDPSAVLQPLTEAARKRAGVDFIVVMNRAGIRYTHPKPQEIGKHFIGTIGPSLAGHVTIESVVGPLGHEVQAVVPVTDARGTVVGLVSAGMRVSRVSSAVDRQLPVVLGAGAAALALTTAGTALVTRRLRRQTHGLGPVEMTRMYEHHDAVLHAVREGVLIVDADGRVLLANDEARRLLDMPPEAEGHRVTALGLAPRAAELLVSGTVVTDEVLEVKDRLLAVNIRLTDPRGGPAGTVATLRDSTDLLALAGKAEAAQSRLRLLYEATVAIGTTLDVQQTAEELTQVAVNWFADYATVDLAEPVLAGEEPPAGAYSEAPELRRVALSGLPEDHPLYRVGELHRYAVPNPMATGFVTGRSVLVPDLREAEQWRAQEPERFRLALQHGVRSLITVPLRARGVLMGVANFWRSRENTPFEEGDLSLADEMAARAAVSIDNARRFTREHAMAVTLQQSLLPRGLPEQDALDLAHRYLPAQTGVGGDWFDVIPLPGARVALVVGDVVGHGLHAAATMGRLRTAVQNFSSLDLPPDELLSHLDELVHRIDHEGIAAEDEATVAGATCLYAIYDPASGRCTMARAGHLPPALVHPDGTVEFPDLPAGPPLGVGSLPFEALDLHLPEGSSLVLYTDGLVEGRNHDIDTGMQNLATTLAQRGRTPDEICETVLSGLPPARQRDDIALLAARTHLMDPDRIAEWEVPSDPAAVAEARANITQQLARWDLEEMAFATELILSELITNAIVYATGPIRVRLVRDRTLICEVSDTSSTSPHLRYAAEEDEGGRGLFLVAQLAERWGTRYIPEGKIIWAEQALHELV from the coding sequence ATGGCCCGAATCTCCGGCCGCTTCCCGTGGCTAACCTCGGAGCGCAGGTTCACCGGTCGGCACCCGGACGATGACGGTCGGCGTGGCGGCTCGCCGACGGCATCGGCGGGGCGCCTGCGCGCGTTGGCGAGTATCCGCAGCGTCGCCGGTCAGATGTTCCTCCTCCAGGTCCTGATCGTGCTGCTGCTCATCGTGGCGTCGGTGACCGCATTGCTGCTCCAGTCCCGCAGCGACAGATTCCAGGGGGCCCGGGACCGTTCGGTCGCCGCGGCCGAGGCCTTCGCCCACAGCCCGGGTCTGGTGGCCGCGCTGCGCAGCCCCGACCCGAGCGCGGTGCTCCAGCCGCTGACCGAGGCGGCGCGCAAACGGGCCGGCGTCGACTTCATCGTCGTCATGAACCGTGCCGGGATCCGCTATACGCATCCCAAGCCGCAGGAGATCGGCAAGCACTTCATCGGCACCATCGGGCCCTCGCTCGCCGGCCACGTCACCATCGAGAGCGTCGTCGGCCCGCTCGGTCACGAAGTGCAGGCGGTCGTCCCCGTGACGGACGCCCGGGGCACGGTGGTGGGCCTGGTGTCGGCCGGGATGCGGGTCAGCCGGGTGAGCAGCGCGGTGGACCGGCAACTGCCGGTCGTACTCGGCGCCGGGGCCGCCGCCCTCGCGCTGACGACGGCCGGTACGGCGTTGGTGACCCGCCGGCTACGGCGCCAGACCCACGGGCTCGGTCCCGTGGAGATGACCCGGATGTACGAGCACCACGACGCGGTGCTGCACGCGGTGCGTGAGGGCGTGCTGATCGTCGACGCGGACGGGCGCGTCCTGCTGGCGAACGACGAGGCGCGCCGGCTCCTGGACATGCCCCCCGAAGCGGAGGGGCACCGCGTCACCGCCCTCGGGCTCGCCCCCCGGGCCGCCGAACTGCTGGTCTCCGGGACCGTGGTCACCGATGAGGTGCTCGAGGTCAAGGACCGGCTGCTGGCGGTGAACATCCGGCTCACGGACCCCCGCGGCGGACCGGCCGGCACGGTGGCCACGCTGCGGGACTCCACCGATCTGCTGGCCCTCGCGGGGAAGGCGGAGGCCGCCCAGAGCCGGCTGCGGCTGCTGTACGAGGCGACCGTCGCCATCGGGACCACTCTCGATGTGCAGCAGACCGCCGAGGAACTGACCCAGGTCGCGGTGAACTGGTTCGCCGACTACGCCACGGTCGATCTCGCCGAGCCCGTACTGGCCGGCGAGGAGCCGCCGGCCGGGGCGTACAGCGAGGCGCCGGAGCTGCGCCGGGTGGCGCTGTCCGGCCTGCCCGAGGATCACCCCCTGTACCGGGTGGGCGAGCTCCACCGGTACGCCGTGCCCAATCCGATGGCCACCGGGTTCGTCACCGGACGGTCCGTGCTGGTCCCCGATCTGCGGGAAGCCGAACAGTGGCGCGCGCAGGAGCCGGAGCGCTTCCGACTGGCCCTCCAGCACGGAGTCCGGTCCCTGATCACCGTGCCGCTCCGGGCGCGCGGTGTGCTCATGGGGGTCGCCAACTTCTGGCGCTCGCGCGAGAACACGCCTTTCGAGGAAGGTGACCTCTCCCTGGCCGACGAGATGGCGGCCCGGGCGGCCGTGTCCATCGACAACGCGCGCCGCTTCACCCGCGAGCACGCCATGGCCGTCACCCTGCAGCAGAGCCTGCTCCCCCGCGGCCTGCCCGAACAGGACGCCCTCGACCTCGCCCACCGCTATCTGCCCGCGCAGACCGGGGTGGGCGGCGACTGGTTCGATGTCATCCCGCTGCCGGGGGCCCGGGTCGCGCTGGTCGTCGGTGATGTGGTCGGTCATGGGCTCCATGCCGCCGCCACGATGGGCCGGCTGCGTACCGCGGTGCAGAATTTCTCCAGCCTCGACCTGCCGCCCGACGAGTTGCTGAGCCACCTGGACGAGTTGGTCCACCGCATCGACCATGAGGGGATCGCGGCGGAGGACGAGGCCACGGTCGCGGGCGCCACCTGTCTGTACGCGATCTACGATCCGGCGTCCGGCCGCTGCACGATGGCCCGCGCCGGCCACCTCCCGCCGGCGCTCGTCCACCCCGACGGCACCGTGGAGTTCCCCGATCTCCCGGCGGGGCCGCCGCTCGGCGTCGGGAGTCTGCCCTTCGAGGCCCTGGATCTGCACCTGCCCGAGGGCAGCAGCCTCGTCCTCTACACCGACGGCCTGGTCGAGGGCCGCAACCACGACATCGACACCGGCATGCAGAACCTCGCCACGACCCTGGCACAGCGCGGCCGGACCCCCGACGAGATCTGCGAAACCGTGCTCAGCGGCCTGCCCCCGGCCCGGCAGCGCGATGACATCGCCCTGCTCGCGGCGCGCACCCATCTGATGGACCCCGACCGCATCGCGGAGTGGGAGGTCCCTTCCGACCCCGCGGCGGTGGCCGAGGCCCGCGCGAACATCACACAGCAGCTGGCGCGGTGGGACCTGGAGGAGATGGCCTTCGCCACCGAACTCATTCTCAGCGAACTCATCACCAACGCCATCGTCTACGCCACCGGTCCGATCCGGGTGCGCCTGGTCCGCGACCGCACCCTGATCTGCGAGGTCTCCGACACCAGCAGCACCTCCCCACACCTGCGCTACGCCGCCGAGGAGGACGAGGGAGGCCGCGGCCTCTTCCTCGTTGCCCAACTGGCAGAGCGCTGGGGCACCCGGTACATCCCGGAGGGCAAAATCATCTGGGCGGAACAGGCGCTGCACGAGCTTGTCTAG